One window from the genome of Diospyros lotus cultivar Yz01 chromosome 11, ASM1463336v1, whole genome shotgun sequence encodes:
- the LOC127813762 gene encoding probable methyltransferase PMT18 encodes MGKEYGGSPKLHQLEWKRKRLTWILFVSALCVLFYMLGAWQNTAPAPSSRSQVYNRVGCDDDASSPPAASGGGSTDGSPDVDFESHHQLELSTTASNSDKPQEFPACDFSLSEYTPCQDPQRGRKFDRDMLKYRERHCPSKEEQEQFRCLIPAPPKYKTPFKWPQSRDYAWYDNIPHKELSIEKAIQNWIQVEGDRFRFPGGGTMFPRGADAYIDDIAKLIPLAGGAIRTAIDTGCGVASWGAYLLKRDIIAMSFAPRDTHEAQVWFALERGVPAMIGIMASKRLPYPARSFDMAHCSRCLIPWFNYEGLYLTEVDRVLRPGGYWILSGPPIRWKKYWRGWERTQEDLKQEQDSIEDVARRLCWKKVTEQGDLSIWQKPLNHVECAQNPDNGPPRLCQSSSPDEAWYTDMENCITPLPEVSSSEEVAGGTLERWPDRAFGLPPRISGGSVPGVTAEKFREDNQVWKERVSHYKRIIGALPQGRYRNVMDMNAYLGGFAAALMKYPVWVMNVVPAHLSDRNTLGVVYERGFIGTYHDWCEAFSTYPRTYDLIHAGGVFSMYRDRCDITYILLEMDRILRPEGTVIFRDEVEVLVKVKSITDGMRWKSQIMDHESGPFNPEKILVAVKEYWTAEARPEGQN; translated from the exons ATGGGGAAGGAGTACGGCGGATCCCCCAAGCTTCACCAGCTCGAATGGAAGAGGAAGCGCCTCACTTGGATCCTCTTCGTTTCGGCCCTCTGTGTCCTCTTCTACATGCTGGGAGCCTGGCAGAACACCGCCCCGGCACCCTCTAGCCGGTCCCAAGTCTACAACCGAGTCGGCTGCGACGACGACGCCAGCTCCCCGCCGGCGGCATCAGGCGGCGGCTCCACTGATGGGTCCCCCGACGTCGACTTCGAGAGCCACCACCAGCTGGAGCTCAGCACCACCGCCTCTAACTCCGACAAGCCCCAGGAGTTCCCTGCATGCGACTTCAGCTTGAGCGAGTACACCCCTTGCCAGGACCCGCAGAGGGGCAGAAAGTTCGACAG GGATATGTTGAAGTACAGAGAGCGTCACTGCCCGAGCAAGGAGGAGCAGGAGCAGTTCCGGTGCCTGATTCCGGCGCCGCCGAAGTACAAGACGCCGTTCAAATGGCCGCAGAGCAGAGACTACGCCTGGTACGACAACATTCCCCACAAAGAGCTCAGCATCGAGAAGGCCATCCAGAACTGGATCCAGGTCGAGGGCGACCGCTTCCGCTTCCCCGGCGGCGGCACCATGTTCCCCCGCGGCGCCGACGCTTACATCGATGATATCGCCAAGCTCATCCCCCTCGCCGGCGGCGCCATCCGGACCGCCATCGATACCGGCTGCggg GTTGCTAGTTGGGGGGCTTACTTGTTGAAGAGGGACATCATAGCCATGTCTTTTGCGCCGAGAGATACGCACGAAGCGCAGGTCTGGTTCGCGCTGGAGCGTGGGGTTCCAGCGATGATCGGAATCATGGCCTCCAAGAGGCTTCCATATCCTGCCAGGTCCTTTGACATGGCTCACTGTTCCCGTTGCTTGATCCCTTGGTTTAACTATG aGGGGTTGTATTTAACTGAAGTGGACAGAGTTTTGAGGCCGGGTGGGTATTGGATACTGTCGGGCCCTCCTATCCGGTGGAAGAAGTACTGGAGAGGGTGGGAGCGAACGCAGGAAGATTTGAAGCAAGAGCAAGACTCGATTGAGGATGTCGCCAGGCGGCTGTGCTGGAAGAAAGTAACTGAACAGGGCGATCTCTCGATCTGGCAAAAGCCCCTAAACCACGTTGAGTGTGCTCAGAACCCGGATAACGGCCCTCCTCGCTTATGCCAATCAAGTAGCCCTGATGAAGCTTG GTACACAGACATGGAGAACTGCATCACCCCATTGCCGGAGGTGAGCAGCTCAGAAGAAGTAGCTGGGGGCACGTTAGAGAGATGGCCAGATCGCGCATTTGGCCTCCCTCCCCGCATCAGTGGAGGGTCCGTACCCGGCGTAACCGCAGAGAAATTCCGGGAGGATAACCAAGTATGGAAGGAGCGAGTATCGCACTACAAACGCATCATTGGTGCCTTACCTCAGGGGAGGTACCGCAATGTAATGGACATGAACGCTTACCTCGGAGGATTTGCAGCCGCCTTGATGAAGTACCCGGTGTGGGTAATGAATGTGGTCCCTGCCCATTTATCTGATCGCAATACCCTTGGAGTTGTCTATGAAAGGGGCTTCATCGGCACCTACCACGATTGGTGCGAGGCGTTTTCGACCTACCCACGAACATACGACCTTATCCATGCCGGTGGTGTCTTCAGCATGTACCGGGACAG GTGTGACATTACCTATATCCTGCTAGAAATGGATAGGATCCTGAGACCGGAGGGGACTGTTATATTTAGAGATGAGGTAGAGGTGCTTGTGAAGGTGAAGAGCATAACAGATGGAATGAGATGGAAGAGCCAGATCATGGACCATGAAAGTGGACCCTTTAACCCGGAGAAAATTCTTGTTGCAGTGAAGGAGTATTGGACTGCTGAAGCAAGGCCTGAAGGACAGAACTAG